A genomic region of Papaver somniferum cultivar HN1 chromosome 7, ASM357369v1, whole genome shotgun sequence contains the following coding sequences:
- the LOC113294029 gene encoding F-box/kelch-repeat protein At3g06240-like yields MTFRFDYDYRTNDYKLVRLVHNSTSKCSDVDVYALGLNLWKSTQSIPYYLYQGSCCGAFFKGGLHWLAATLEQGSIKLICFNVANEIFQEVALPEEPMPYLEEPLEENMFGILVREFGGCLCLFFHVFNVRVDIWMMQEYGVKESWAKSFSIAQESILTSSTYSCLIWNFKNNESLWEVDEDLILHDPNNKIYRKLVLDSDFAECVTVTENSMASLSLN; encoded by the coding sequence ATGACGTTTAGATTTGATTATGATTACAGGACTAACGATTACAAGTTGGTACGGCTTGTTCACAACAGCACTTCAAAGTGTTCTGATGTTGATGTTTATGCATTAGGATTAAATTTATGGAAAAGCACCCAAAGCATACCTTACTATCTTTACCAGGGATCATGTTGTGGAGCTTTCTTTAAAGGGGGTCTTCATTGGCTTGCGGCTACCTTAGAACAAGGCTCCATTAAACTGATATGTTTTAATGTTGCCAATGAAATATTCCAGGAGGTGGCACTACCAGAAGAACCTATGCCATATCTAGAAGAACCTTTGGAAGAAAATATGTTCGGTATACTGGTGAGAGAATTTGGAGGCTGCCTATGtttatttttccatgtttttAATGTCCGAGTTGATATATGGATGATGCAGGAATATGGAGTAAAAGAATCATGGGCTAAAAGTTTCTCCATTGCCCAAGAGAGTATTTTAACTAGTAGCACCTACTCATGCTTAATATGGAATTTCAAAAACAATGAATCTCTATGGGAGGTCGATGAGGATTTAATTTTACATGATCCAAACAACAAAATTTATAGAAAACTGGTCTTGGATTCCGATTTTGCTGAATGCGTCACTGTGACAGAGAACTCTATGGCTTCCCTTTCGCTTAACTAA
- the LOC113294030 gene encoding F-box/kelch-repeat protein At3g06240-like, which translates to MVNIPEEVMLDICVRLPVKSVGRFRCVNKFWYKLLNDHEFVQKHLDHATEINRLSLLLHHSFNLETIQEEVKTIDYNPSLSTCTGCFNITNLPFVALELLGHCNGLVFLSPCDLPDLYLWNPSTKEYKHLPEAPLDPALTTLHFYDDCFDIQFIEGGFGYDYNIEEFKVVLLIKHSYKSGSELHEESAVRLYTLGSDTWISLESIPYTVCRPPGVAQVPVNGVIYWEADHEYVGSEKSVRVILSFDFEKEIFQEMPWPDLLGEEYRTSLCVLARSLCICGFDPNSGVEVWELKECEVKKSWNQLFTIDVEKYFGVVKDFVPLQSLKNGEFLFGFDTDVGFHVHQFDPENETSRPLVVYENSEACSSKTRVYIKSLVSLKSYDADDYNSNDTNSDDGDNVEDDIL; encoded by the coding sequence ATGGTGAACATCCCAGAGGAAGTAATGTTGGATATCTGTGTTAGGTTGCCCGTTAAATCAGTTGGAAGATTCAGGTGTGTAAACAAATTTTGGTACAAGTTATTGAATGATCATGAGTTTGTTCAAAAGCACCTAGATCACGCTACTGAAATCAACAGATTAAGTCTTTTGCTTCATCATTCTTTTAATCTGGAAACTATTCAGGAAGAAGTCAAAACCATAGATTATAATCCATCATTATCTACATGTACTGGTTGTTTTAATATTACAAATCTCCCATTTGTAGCGCTTGAGCTTCTTGGGCATTGTAATGGTTTGGTTTTCCTAAGTCCTTGTGACTTACCAGATCTTTACCTTTGGAACCCATCCACCAAGGAATATAAACATTTACCGGAAGCACCGCTAGATCCAGCACTTACAACTCTACATTTTTACGATGACTGTTTTGATATCCAATTTATAGAAGGTGGGTTTGGTTATGATTACAATATTGAGGAGTTCAAAGTGGTATTACTTATCAAACATAGCTATAAATCTGGGTCTGAACTTCACGAGGAGTCTGCAGTTCGCCTCTACACATTAGGATCAGATACTTGGATATCGCTGGAGAGCATTCCTTACACCGTTTGTCGTCCACCTGGAGTAGCTCAGGTGCCCGTTAATGGAGTTATTTATTGGGAAGCAGATCACGAGTACGTGGGATCTGAAAAAAGCGTAAGAGTTattctttcttttgattttgagaaAGAAATATTCCAAGAGATGCCATGGCCTGACTTGTTAGGTGAAGAGTACAGAACAAGTCTATGTGTATTGGCAAGGTCTCTTTGCATATGCGGGTTTGATCCTAACAGTGGTGTTGAGGTTTGGGAGTTGAAGGAATGTGAAGTGAAAAAGTCTTGGAATCAGCTTTTTACCATTGATGTGGAAAAATATTTTGGGGTGGTTAAAGATTTTGTGCCCTTACAATCTTTAAAGAATGGTGAGTTTCTATTTGGATTTGATACCGATGTTGGTTTTCATGTCCATCAGTTTGACCCAGAAAATGAAACTTCTAGACCTCTTGTTGTGTATGAGAATTCAGAGGCATGCTCTTCAAAAACGAGAGTCTATATTAAGAGTTTAGTTTCACTGAAATCATATGATGCCGATGATTACAACAGCAACGATACAAACAGTGATGATGGCGATAATGTGGAAGATGATATATTGTGA